A window from Vigna angularis cultivar LongXiaoDou No.4 chromosome 7, ASM1680809v1, whole genome shotgun sequence encodes these proteins:
- the LOC108336280 gene encoding zinc finger protein GAI-ASSOCIATED FACTOR 1, which yields MSNLTSASSEISASSGIRNDNGFFHAHQYSSTSINQEPQPKKKRSLPGHPDPDAEVIALTPETLLATNRFVCEICQKGFQRDQNLQLHRRGHNLPWKLKKKNSKEVRKKVYVCPEATCVHHDPSRALGDLTGIKKHFFRKHGEKKWKCEKCSKRYAVQSDWKAHSKICGTREYKCDCGTLFSRRDSFITHRAFCDALAQESGRAVNPHSLLSSQSQFRSHGLQLEAASSLVMKREQDFNLLGQEIPSWLSSPTVLEESMHSQTLRTTLDFSTPQLFPTHANHSLFHHDQNPSPTTTSTTTASTPTFLPSLSSFHYSTTSPHMSATALLQKASQIGVTVSAATSQAMIVRPHLFLQQVHVPECTTTTPTTTGYNNMASSSPVSGMLMAIPSREQIGTHGFARGLAS from the exons ATGTCTAATTTGACTTCTGCATCGAGTGAAATAAGTGCTTCTTCAGGAATCAGAAATGACAATGGTTTTTTCCATGCTCACCAATACTCCTCTACTTCAATAAATCAAGAACCACAaccaaaaaagaagagaagtctTCCAGGCCATCCAG ACCCTGATGCAGAAGTGATAGCATTGACTCCAGAGACCCTATTGGCAACAAACAGGTTTGTGTGTGAGATTTGTCAGAAAGGGTTTCAAAGGGATCAGAATCTGCAGCTTCATAGAAGAGGGCACAATCTGCCATGGAAGCTAAAGAAGAAGAACAGCAAAGAGGTGAGAAAGAAAGTGTATGTTTGTCCAGAGGCAACATGTGTTCACCATGACCCTTCAAGGGCCCTTGGGGACCTCACTGGAATCAAGAAGCACTTTTTCAGGAAGCATGGAGAGAAGAAATGGAAGTGTGAGAAGTGCTCCAAACGCTATGCAGTTCAATCTGATTGGAAAGCTCACTCCAAAATCTGTGGCACCAGGGAATACAAATGTGACTGTGGTACCCTTTTCTCTAG AAGGGACAGCTTTATCACTCACAGAGCCTTCTGTGATGCCTTAGCACAAGAAAGTGGAAGAGCAGTGAACCCTCACTCTCTATTATCATCTCAGTCCCAATTTCGAAGCCATGGGCTTCAACTTGAAGCAGCATCATCACTGGTGATGAAAAGAGAACAAGATTTCAACCTATTAGGTCAAGAAATTCCATCATGGTTATCTTCTCCAACAGTGTTGGAAGAATCAATGCACAGTCAAACACTGAGAACCACCTTAGACTTCTCAACACCACAGTTGTTTCCCACACATGCGAACCACTCATTGTTCCACCATGATCAAAACCCTAGCCCTACTACTACTTCTACAACAACAGCTTCAACACCcacttttcttccttctttgaGTTCCTTCCATTATTCCACCACTTCTCCTCACATGTCAGCCACTGCTTTGTTGCAAAAAGCCTCACAAATTGGCGTAACAGTGAGTGCAGCAACTTCACAAGCGATGATAGTGAGACCCCACTTGTTTCTGCAGCAGGTTCACGTGCCTGAATGTACAACAACAACTCCTACTACAACAGGGTATAATAATATGGCTTCATCTTCACCCGTTTCTGGAATGCTTATGGCTATACCTTCACGTGAACAAATAGGGACTCATGGATTTGCTCGTGGCTTGGCATCTTGA
- the LOC108336222 gene encoding uncharacterized protein LOC108336222 — protein sequence MLTSHYIYGSKTDKSPCEKYQFLDEQTWQAFKLKRLDLAFQAKRRAAQEITKKNVHPHKLSREGYEKLELKMIKEASASNPIGASDTSTITRLPCHVTWKRARQRPSGEYTYEETASIARRIDELVEQSTQGTFTPEGREDILAVAIGRPEHYGRVQGVGKFIGIRQFFGPPTSHHSKAMSVMRSSRV from the exons ATGCTTACAAGTCATTATATTTATGGTTCCAAAACTGATAAAAGCCCTTGTGAAAAGTATCAATTTCTTGATGAGCAAACATGGCAAGCCTTTAAGTTGAAGCGATTAGATCTTGCCTTTCAg GCTAAGAGGAGAGCTGCACAAGAGATCACAAAGAAAAATGTTCACCCTCATAAATTGTCTCGTGAGGGTTATGAGAAATTGGAGCTGAAGATGATAAAAGAAGCATCTGCCTCTAATCCTATTGGGGCCTCTGATACGAGTACCATAACTCGTCTTCCATGCCATGTTACATGGAAGAGAGCTCGTCAGAGACCATCTGGGGAGTACACATATGAGGAAACCGCGAGCATAGCTAGGCGCATT GATGAGTTGGTCGAGCAGAGCACACAAGGTACATTCACTCCCGAGGGCCGTGAGGACATATTGGCAGTTGCCATTGGTCGTCCAGAGCATTATGGACGTGTTCAAGGTGTTGGTAAATTTATTGGCATCCGTCAATTCTTCGGTCCTCCAACAAGTCATCATAGTAAAGCCATGTCAGTGATGAGGTCCTCAAGGGTATAA